In Deinococcus puniceus, one genomic interval encodes:
- a CDS encoding vWA domain-containing protein: MARLTRYSKFEGELDQLDSSELMQMIQEALLGQGMNDPYDPDPNTRPSMDDLFDAILEALAERNMIPEDLLMEAMQSEDVRETKLGEQIQTLMDRLQQDGFIRKEFDDEDGQGGQGQSGESKFQLTDKSIDFLGYKSLRDLMGGLGRSSAGAHDTREYASGVEMTGELKSYEFGDTLNLDTTATLGNVMGKGVENLQESDLVIRQAEYNSSAATIVLLDCSHSMILYGEDRFTPAKQVALALAHLIRTQYPGDTVKFVLFHDSAEEVTVSKLAQAQIGPYHTNTAGGLRLAQQLLKRENKDMKQIVMITDGKPSALTLPDGRIYKNAYGLDPYVLGATLREVANCRRSGIQVNTFMLARDPDLVGFVRRVSEMTRGKAYFTTPQNIGQYVLMDFVTNKTKLVN; encoded by the coding sequence ATGGCACGCCTGACGCGGTACAGCAAGTTTGAGGGTGAACTGGATCAGCTCGATTCTTCGGAACTGATGCAGATGATTCAGGAAGCGCTGCTGGGGCAGGGCATGAACGACCCTTACGACCCCGATCCCAACACCCGGCCCAGCATGGACGACCTGTTCGACGCCATTTTGGAGGCGCTGGCCGAGCGCAACATGATTCCCGAAGACCTGCTGATGGAAGCTATGCAGTCTGAGGACGTGCGCGAAACCAAGCTGGGCGAGCAGATTCAGACCCTGATGGACAGGCTGCAACAAGACGGCTTTATTCGTAAGGAATTCGACGATGAAGACGGGCAGGGCGGGCAAGGTCAGTCCGGCGAATCCAAATTCCAGTTGACCGACAAGAGCATCGACTTTTTGGGCTATAAATCGCTGCGTGACCTGATGGGCGGGCTGGGCCGCAGCAGCGCGGGCGCACACGACACCCGCGAATATGCCAGTGGCGTAGAAATGACGGGCGAGCTGAAGAGTTACGAGTTTGGCGACACGCTGAACCTCGATACCACCGCCACGCTTGGCAATGTGATGGGCAAAGGCGTGGAGAACTTGCAGGAGTCCGATCTGGTGATCCGGCAGGCCGAGTACAACTCCAGCGCGGCCACCATCGTGCTGCTGGACTGCTCTCACTCCATGATCCTGTACGGCGAAGACCGCTTTACGCCTGCCAAGCAAGTGGCGCTGGCCCTCGCCCACCTGATCCGCACCCAGTACCCCGGCGACACCGTGAAATTCGTGCTGTTCCACGACAGCGCCGAAGAAGTGACCGTGAGCAAGCTGGCACAGGCGCAGATCGGGCCGTACCACACCAATACGGCGGGCGGGCTACGGCTGGCCCAGCAACTGCTGAAGCGCGAAAACAAGGATATGAAGCAGATCGTGATGATCACGGACGGCAAGCCCAGCGCCCTCACGCTGCCCGATGGCCGGATTTACAAAAATGCGTATGGCCTCGATCCCTACGTGTTGGGCGCGACCCTGCGGGAAGTCGCCAACTGCCGCCGCAGCGGAATTCAGGTCAATACCTTTATGCTGGCCCGCGATCCCGACTTGGTGGGCTTCGTGCGCCGGGTCAGCGAGATGACGCGCGGCAAGGCCTACTTCACCACGCCGCAGAACATCGGGCAGTACGTGCTGATGGATTTTGTGACGAATAAGACGAAATTGGTGAATTAG
- a CDS encoding TetR/AcrR family transcriptional regulator: MDSPSSLRERQKERRRARIYSVAIDLFKRGGFQTTTATDIAKASNVSRGTFFNYYPYKEAVLLDYGSEVMTRLRDHAEARLKEHVPPLTVLYEVWDLLAEENSRERDLFPPLAYEVMNPNPERARTAYQALPLSKVIELILRPLHQAGQMRTDLSLQRISNLIADTYLMVALRWSAYGTERTLQEEMRLALTLLLEGALRREPVGRH; this comes from the coding sequence ATGGATTCGCCGTCGTCGCTGAGGGAGCGCCAAAAGGAACGTCGCCGCGCCCGCATTTACAGCGTAGCTATCGATTTGTTCAAACGGGGCGGTTTTCAGACCACCACGGCCACCGATATTGCCAAAGCCAGCAATGTTTCTCGCGGCACTTTCTTTAACTACTATCCTTATAAAGAAGCGGTGCTGCTGGATTACGGCAGCGAAGTGATGACCCGCCTGCGCGACCACGCCGAGGCCCGCCTGAAGGAACATGTGCCGCCTCTGACCGTGCTGTACGAAGTCTGGGACTTGCTGGCCGAAGAAAATTCCCGCGAGCGCGACCTGTTTCCGCCGCTGGCCTACGAGGTCATGAACCCCAACCCCGAGCGCGCCCGCACCGCGTATCAGGCGCTGCCGCTCAGCAAAGTCATCGAGCTGATCTTGCGCCCGCTGCATCAGGCGGGTCAGATGCGGACAGATTTGAGCCTGCAACGCATCAGCAACCTGATTGCCGACACCTACCTGATGGTGGCCCTGCGCTGGAGCGCCTACGGCACCGAGCGCACCCTGCAAGAAGAAATGCGGCTGGCGCTGACGCTGCTGCTGGAAGGGGCGTTGCGGCGGGAACCGGTGGGGCGGCACTAG